TCCCGGCTCCTGCTATGACCAGCTCTATACCCAGCTTGTCGAAACTCTTGATATAGGCTTCCACGGCTTCGTGGGTTCTGTGAGCGGATAAAATCCTTAGCTCAAATTCCAAACCCAGTTTCTCAATAATTTTGAATCCTTTATCCAGTACTGGGAGATCACTATCACTTCCCAGAATAATTGCGATTTTTTTAGCCAATTTATTGTTCTCCTACTTTATTATATATGAATCATCTCGTCGGCGGTGAAAACACGTTCACAATACTGACAAGCAAGATCTCGACTTGCGCTGTCCTTCAGATTAAAGATAGTCGTCATGGGTTCAGCATTGGTTATGCATTTGGGATTTGGACAGGACACCAATCCCTCTATGCGCTCCGGAATCTCAACTCTTGATTTCTGTGCCACCTTAAAGTCTCTGATAATACTAACTTTAGCAGCAGGAGCGACAAGGGCAATACTGTTGACTTCATTCTGAGTCAGTTCACGCCCTTCAATTTTGATGATATCCTTCTTTTTCATGACCTTGCTGGAAAAATTCATACCCATCATGACAACATCTGTTGCCCTGGGTTTTAGAATAGCCAACACACGTTGGACCCGTCCTGCAGGGATATGATCGATAACCGTACCATTTTTGATGGGATCTACTTTTAATTCCTTCATTATTTAGCCTCCCCTAAAAGAGTGGCTAGAATGGCCTGTCGCATGTAGACTCCATTTTCTGCCTGGTCAAAATAGTAGGCATATTTCGTCGTATCCACATCTGTAGTGATTTCATTCACCCTGGGCAATGGATGCATGACTTTCATATTGTCTTTTGCATTTTTGAGTAAATCTGCAGTAATGATATATGCATTTTTCACCTTTTCATATTCTTCACGATCTGGGAAACGTTCTCTCTGGATGCGGGTGACATACATGATATCAATATCATTGACAATCTTGTCAAGTTTGGTGGTTTCCTTGAATTGGATTTCCCTCTTCCTGAGGTCATTCAGGATATGAGATGGCATCCCCAGAGATTTTGGTGACACAAAATGAAATTCAGGTTTGAATG
The Candidatus Neomarinimicrobiota bacterium genome window above contains:
- a CDS encoding aspartate carbamoyltransferase regulatory subunit, whose product is MKELKVDPIKNGTVIDHIPAGRVQRVLAILKPRATDVVMMGMNFSSKVMKKKDIIKIEGRELTQNEVNSIALVAPAAKVSIIRDFKVAQKSRVEIPERIEGLVSCPNPKCITNAEPMTTIFNLKDSASRDLACQYCERVFTADEMIHI